One window of the Solanum stenotomum isolate F172 chromosome 11, ASM1918654v1, whole genome shotgun sequence genome contains the following:
- the LOC125845274 gene encoding probable alkaline/neutral invertase D isoform X2, with the protein MEGTGLRNVSSHCSISEMDDFDLSKLLDKPRINIERQRSFDERSLSELSIGLSRGLDNYENTYSPGRSGLDTPASSARNSFEPHPMVAEAWDALRRSMVHFRGQPVGTIAAVDHAAEEVLNYDQVFVRDFVPSALAFLMNGEPDIVKNFLLKTLQLQGWEKRVDRFKLGEGVMPASFKVLHDPVRKTDTIMADFGESAIGRVAPVDSGFWWIILLRAYTKSTGDVSLAETPECQRGMRLILSLCLSEGFDTFPTLLCADGCSMIDRRMGIYGYPIEIQALFFMALRSALAMLKHDTEGGEFVERIVKRLHALSYHMRSYFWLDFQQLNDIYRYKTEEYSHTAVNKFNVIPDSIPDWVFEFVPKRGGYFIGNVSPARMDFRWFALGNCIAILSSLATPEQASAIMDLIEARWDELVAEMPLKISYPALENHDWRLITGCDPKNTRWSYHNGGSWPVLLWLLTAACIKTGRPQIARRAIDLAESRLSKDSWPEYYDGTVGRYIGKQARKYQTWSIAGYLVAKMLLEDPSHLGMIALEEDKQMKPVIKRSASWTC; encoded by the exons ATGGAAGGTACTGGATTGAGAAATGTTAGCTCCCACTGCTCCATTTCGGAGATGGATGACTTTGATCTCTCGAAACTTCTTGATAAGCCAAGGATTAATATAGAGAGGCAGAGATCTTTTGATGAGAGGTCGCTAAGTGAGTTATCCATAGGCTTATCTAGAGGTTTAGATAATTATGAGAATACTTACTCGCCAGGAAGGTCTGGGTTGGACACCCCAGCTTCATCGGCACGAAACTCTTTTGAGCCACATCCAATGGTTGCTGAAGCCTGGGATGCTCTACGCCGTTCCATGGTTCACTTTCGAGGCCAACCAGTTGGTACAATTGCTGCAGTGGATCATGCCGCTGAGGAAGTCCTCAATTATGATCAG GTCTTTGTTCGAGATTTTGTTCCTAGCGCTCTGGCCTTCCTGATGAATGGAGAGCCTGATATAGTTAAGAACTTCCTGTTGAAGACACTTCAGCTTCAAGGGTGGGAGAAAAGAGTAGATAGATTCAAGCTGGGGGAAGGGGTTATGCCAGCTAGTTTCAAGGTTCTTCATGATCCTGTTCGTAAGACAGATACGATAATGGCAGATTTTGGTGAGAGTGCAATTGGAAGAGTCGCTCCAGTTGATTCTGGATTTTGGTGGATAATTCTTCTCCGTGCATACACAAAATCTACCGGAGATGTCAGTCTTGCTGAAACTCCCGAGTGCCAAAGGGGAATGAGGCTTATATTGAGCTTATGTTTGTCTGAAGGATTTGATACATTTCCTACTTTGCTTTGTGCTGATGGATGCTCAATGATTGATAGAAGAATG GGAATCTATGGTTATCCTATTGAGATCCAAGCACTCTTCTTTATGGCATTGCGAAGTGCTTTGGCAATGTTGAAGCACGATACAGAAGGGGGAGAATTTGTTGAGAGAATAGTGAAGCGTCTACATGCCTTGAGTTATCACATGAGAAGTTATTTCTGGCTTGATTTCCAACAATTAAACGACATTTACCGCTATAAAACTGAAGAATATTCTCATACTGCAGTAAATAAGTTTAATGTTATCCCTGATTCAATCCCAGATTGGGTATTTGAATTTGTGCCTAAACGTGGTGGTTACTTTATTGGGAACGTCAGTCCTGCAAGGATGGACTTCAGATGGTTTGCTTTAGGTAACTGTATTGCCATATTGTCCTCCCTTGCCACTCCAGAGCAAGCTTCCGCTATTATGGATCTCATAGAAGCACGCTGGGATGAGCTAGTAGCAGAGATGCCCTTAAAAATATCTTATCCAGCACTAGAAAATCATGACTGGCGACTTATAACTGGTTGTGATCCCAAGAATACCAGGTGGAGCTACCATAATGGTGGATCTTGGCCAG TGCTTTTATGGTTGCTAACTGCTGCCTGCATTAAGACGGGACGGCCACAAATTGCAAGACGAGCAATTGATCTTGCTGAGAGCCGCTTATCTAAGGACTCCTGGCCTGAATATTATGACGGTACAGTTGGAAGATATATTGGTAAACAAGCGAGGAAGTATCAGACATGGTCAATCGCAGGATATCTTGTAGCAAAGATGTTGCTGGAGGATCCTTCGCATTTGGGAATGATTGCCTTGGAAGAGGACAAACAAATGAAGCCTGTAATCAAACGATCAGCTTCTTGGACGTGCTGA
- the LOC125845274 gene encoding probable alkaline/neutral invertase D isoform X1, whose product MIFFPLFFHFLLTPSSLSISLFFFPAISPASDSIISGRILPFFSLSAKLCELKVLRARMEGTGLRNVSSHCSISEMDDFDLSKLLDKPRINIERQRSFDERSLSELSIGLSRGLDNYENTYSPGRSGLDTPASSARNSFEPHPMVAEAWDALRRSMVHFRGQPVGTIAAVDHAAEEVLNYDQVFVRDFVPSALAFLMNGEPDIVKNFLLKTLQLQGWEKRVDRFKLGEGVMPASFKVLHDPVRKTDTIMADFGESAIGRVAPVDSGFWWIILLRAYTKSTGDVSLAETPECQRGMRLILSLCLSEGFDTFPTLLCADGCSMIDRRMGIYGYPIEIQALFFMALRSALAMLKHDTEGGEFVERIVKRLHALSYHMRSYFWLDFQQLNDIYRYKTEEYSHTAVNKFNVIPDSIPDWVFEFVPKRGGYFIGNVSPARMDFRWFALGNCIAILSSLATPEQASAIMDLIEARWDELVAEMPLKISYPALENHDWRLITGCDPKNTRWSYHNGGSWPVLLWLLTAACIKTGRPQIARRAIDLAESRLSKDSWPEYYDGTVGRYIGKQARKYQTWSIAGYLVAKMLLEDPSHLGMIALEEDKQMKPVIKRSASWTC is encoded by the exons ATGATCTTTTTTCCCCTCTTCTTCCATTTTCTACTTACCCCTTCTTCTCTCtccatttctctttttttttttccggcTATCTCGCCGGCTTCAGACTCCATTATTTCCGGCAGAATActaccttttttttctctctcagcTAAG TTGTGTGAGTTGAAGGTTTTAAGAGCGAGGATGGAAGGTACTGGATTGAGAAATGTTAGCTCCCACTGCTCCATTTCGGAGATGGATGACTTTGATCTCTCGAAACTTCTTGATAAGCCAAGGATTAATATAGAGAGGCAGAGATCTTTTGATGAGAGGTCGCTAAGTGAGTTATCCATAGGCTTATCTAGAGGTTTAGATAATTATGAGAATACTTACTCGCCAGGAAGGTCTGGGTTGGACACCCCAGCTTCATCGGCACGAAACTCTTTTGAGCCACATCCAATGGTTGCTGAAGCCTGGGATGCTCTACGCCGTTCCATGGTTCACTTTCGAGGCCAACCAGTTGGTACAATTGCTGCAGTGGATCATGCCGCTGAGGAAGTCCTCAATTATGATCAG GTCTTTGTTCGAGATTTTGTTCCTAGCGCTCTGGCCTTCCTGATGAATGGAGAGCCTGATATAGTTAAGAACTTCCTGTTGAAGACACTTCAGCTTCAAGGGTGGGAGAAAAGAGTAGATAGATTCAAGCTGGGGGAAGGGGTTATGCCAGCTAGTTTCAAGGTTCTTCATGATCCTGTTCGTAAGACAGATACGATAATGGCAGATTTTGGTGAGAGTGCAATTGGAAGAGTCGCTCCAGTTGATTCTGGATTTTGGTGGATAATTCTTCTCCGTGCATACACAAAATCTACCGGAGATGTCAGTCTTGCTGAAACTCCCGAGTGCCAAAGGGGAATGAGGCTTATATTGAGCTTATGTTTGTCTGAAGGATTTGATACATTTCCTACTTTGCTTTGTGCTGATGGATGCTCAATGATTGATAGAAGAATG GGAATCTATGGTTATCCTATTGAGATCCAAGCACTCTTCTTTATGGCATTGCGAAGTGCTTTGGCAATGTTGAAGCACGATACAGAAGGGGGAGAATTTGTTGAGAGAATAGTGAAGCGTCTACATGCCTTGAGTTATCACATGAGAAGTTATTTCTGGCTTGATTTCCAACAATTAAACGACATTTACCGCTATAAAACTGAAGAATATTCTCATACTGCAGTAAATAAGTTTAATGTTATCCCTGATTCAATCCCAGATTGGGTATTTGAATTTGTGCCTAAACGTGGTGGTTACTTTATTGGGAACGTCAGTCCTGCAAGGATGGACTTCAGATGGTTTGCTTTAGGTAACTGTATTGCCATATTGTCCTCCCTTGCCACTCCAGAGCAAGCTTCCGCTATTATGGATCTCATAGAAGCACGCTGGGATGAGCTAGTAGCAGAGATGCCCTTAAAAATATCTTATCCAGCACTAGAAAATCATGACTGGCGACTTATAACTGGTTGTGATCCCAAGAATACCAGGTGGAGCTACCATAATGGTGGATCTTGGCCAG TGCTTTTATGGTTGCTAACTGCTGCCTGCATTAAGACGGGACGGCCACAAATTGCAAGACGAGCAATTGATCTTGCTGAGAGCCGCTTATCTAAGGACTCCTGGCCTGAATATTATGACGGTACAGTTGGAAGATATATTGGTAAACAAGCGAGGAAGTATCAGACATGGTCAATCGCAGGATATCTTGTAGCAAAGATGTTGCTGGAGGATCCTTCGCATTTGGGAATGATTGCCTTGGAAGAGGACAAACAAATGAAGCCTGTAATCAAACGATCAGCTTCTTGGACGTGCTGA